A section of the Lusitaniella coriacea LEGE 07157 genome encodes:
- a CDS encoding M1 family metallopeptidase: MRNFYFDAEDNGRKSFELPGAKPHYNPDRPGQVEHIFLDLVLDIPNKSFQGTCTITLKPIHPGIQRLTLDAVDLNIESVLVGEVAQPFDYDGNQLNVSLLKPLGEESIQLAIAYNVEQPQRGLYFVGPDEHYPHKPVQVWTQGEDEDSRFWFPCFDYPGQLSTSEIRVQVPKDFIAISNGELISSKKSGKTYKIYHWHQKQIHPTYLITLAVGKFAAIEDKWKKIPVLYYVEQGREEEAKLSMGKTPQMMAFLSEKYGYLYPYPKYAQVCVDDFIFGGMENTSTTLLTDRCLLDKRAALDNARTESLVVHELAHQWFGDLVVIKHWSHAWIKEGAASYSEVQWTEQAYGKDDGAYYLLNEARNYLSEDRSRYRRPIVTNIYREAIELYDRHLYEKGACVYHMIRGILGDDLFDKAIHTFIQDNAHKTVETIDLLRAIEKATGRNLAFLFDRYVFRGGHPEFKVSYSWDSENNIAAITVKQAQVKSEKSASESELFDLKIPIAFGYVETKKKKTKKAKNELNSTLKTFWLRLDRAEQSFYFPLENKPNFISFDVGNYFLKTVRLNYPASELKAQLQHDPDPISRIYAAINLSKKGGLETIEALLESLKNDPFWGVRVEVAKQLAKLKLNPALQALMAGLKDKDARVRRATVEGLSKFKTPESYKAVKKIVEKGDASYYVEAAAIRTLGGMVTGKLKEKQTEVLKFYQQVLKERAGWNEVVRSGAIGGLSKMKTSPAAVDIIVEYTKPSIPQALRLAAIRALGAVSTGQTPDKVEFILEQLEALAGESFFLTQVAVSTALGQMQTAEAINILSSLAEQTPDGRVRRLAEEAREKVQKNMGSDKAVKQLRDELEHLKQENQDLKSRITKLESKV; encoded by the coding sequence ATGCGAAATTTTTATTTTGATGCCGAAGACAATGGTCGCAAATCCTTTGAACTCCCCGGTGCAAAGCCTCACTACAATCCCGACCGTCCCGGACAAGTCGAACATATTTTCCTCGATTTAGTTCTTGATATTCCCAACAAAAGTTTCCAGGGAACTTGCACGATTACCCTCAAACCGATTCATCCGGGAATCCAGCGATTAACCTTAGATGCTGTCGATTTGAACATTGAATCCGTTTTGGTGGGTGAAGTTGCGCAACCCTTCGATTACGACGGAAATCAACTCAATGTCTCTCTCCTGAAACCTTTGGGGGAAGAATCAATTCAGCTCGCGATCGCGTACAATGTCGAACAACCCCAACGCGGACTCTATTTCGTCGGGCCCGACGAACACTATCCCCACAAACCCGTACAAGTTTGGACTCAAGGCGAAGATGAAGACTCTCGCTTTTGGTTTCCCTGTTTCGACTACCCCGGTCAACTCTCCACGTCAGAAATTCGCGTTCAAGTTCCCAAAGACTTTATTGCAATCTCCAACGGTGAATTAATTTCTAGCAAAAAATCTGGCAAAACTTACAAGATTTATCACTGGCATCAAAAGCAAATTCACCCCACCTATCTTATCACCCTTGCTGTCGGGAAATTTGCAGCGATTGAAGACAAATGGAAGAAAATCCCCGTCCTCTATTACGTCGAACAAGGACGAGAAGAAGAAGCTAAACTCAGCATGGGAAAAACCCCTCAAATGATGGCATTTCTCAGCGAGAAATACGGCTATCTTTACCCCTATCCCAAATACGCCCAAGTTTGCGTTGATGACTTCATTTTTGGGGGGATGGAAAACACCTCCACAACCCTCCTTACCGACCGATGTTTGCTCGACAAACGCGCTGCTTTAGATAATGCCAGAACCGAAAGTTTAGTCGTCCACGAACTCGCACATCAATGGTTCGGCGATCTCGTCGTCATCAAGCATTGGTCCCACGCTTGGATTAAAGAAGGTGCGGCTTCCTATTCCGAAGTTCAATGGACAGAACAAGCTTACGGAAAGGATGATGGAGCCTATTATCTCCTCAATGAAGCGCGAAATTACTTGTCCGAAGATCGATCTCGCTACCGCCGTCCAATCGTCACCAATATTTATCGAGAAGCCATTGAATTATACGACCGCCATTTGTATGAAAAAGGTGCTTGTGTTTACCACATGATTCGCGGCATTTTAGGAGACGATCTTTTTGATAAAGCGATTCATACCTTTATTCAAGATAATGCTCACAAAACTGTCGAAACGATCGATCTCTTGCGAGCAATTGAAAAGGCAACAGGACGCAACCTCGCATTCCTTTTCGATCGCTACGTTTTCCGAGGCGGACACCCGGAATTTAAAGTTTCTTACTCCTGGGATAGTGAAAATAATATTGCGGCAATAACCGTAAAACAAGCTCAGGTCAAATCAGAAAAATCCGCAAGCGAAAGCGAACTTTTCGATCTAAAAATCCCGATTGCCTTTGGCTACGTTGAAACGAAGAAAAAGAAAACCAAAAAAGCCAAGAATGAGTTGAACTCTACATTAAAAACCTTTTGGCTTCGTCTCGATCGAGCAGAGCAAAGTTTTTACTTCCCCTTAGAAAATAAACCAAACTTTATCAGCTTTGATGTCGGAAACTACTTCTTGAAAACCGTTCGCCTCAACTACCCAGCCTCTGAATTAAAGGCACAACTCCAGCACGATCCCGATCCCATTTCGCGGATTTATGCAGCAATAAATCTGAGTAAGAAAGGGGGTTTGGAAACAATAGAAGCGCTTTTAGAATCTTTGAAAAACGATCCATTTTGGGGAGTGCGCGTAGAAGTCGCCAAGCAACTCGCGAAATTGAAACTAAACCCTGCATTGCAAGCATTAATGGCGGGATTGAAGGATAAAGATGCAAGAGTGCGTCGTGCCACCGTTGAGGGATTAAGCAAATTTAAAACACCAGAAAGCTACAAAGCTGTTAAGAAAATTGTCGAAAAAGGCGATGCAAGCTATTACGTCGAAGCCGCAGCCATTCGCACATTAGGCGGGATGGTAACGGGGAAATTGAAAGAGAAGCAAACAGAAGTCCTGAAATTTTATCAGCAAGTCCTCAAAGAACGAGCGGGTTGGAATGAGGTTGTGCGTTCTGGTGCAATTGGCGGGTTGAGTAAGATGAAAACCTCTCCAGCTGCTGTGGATATTATTGTTGAATATACGAAACCCAGCATTCCTCAAGCGTTGCGCTTGGCTGCAATTCGCGCCTTGGGTGCAGTTTCCACCGGACAAACCCCCGATAAGGTTGAGTTTATCTTAGAACAACTCGAAGCCCTTGCAGGAGAGTCTTTTTTCCTTACGCAGGTTGCAGTTTCTACGGCTTTGGGACAGATGCAAACGGCGGAAGCAATCAACATTCTCAGTTCTCTCGCGGAACAAACCCCCGATGGAAGAGTGCGCCGTCTGGCGGAGGAGGCGAGGGAAAAGGTGCAGAAAAATATGGGTTCGGATAAAGCGGTGAAACAGTTGCGCGACGAACTCGAACACCTCAAACAGGAGAATCAAGACTTGAAGAGTCGAATCACGAAACTTGAGTCTAAGGTTTGA
- a CDS encoding zinc ribbon domain-containing protein — protein sequence MPSCPKCNNLVDTEAIRCPHCDNPLKAYGHPGVDLYQATGETFLCDRCLYHEDDSCTFPKRPYAKTCTLFCDRENSPTKDPNAFVYQQSGWVRLKTWCFRNRAILLLLIIVVVSVAIALN from the coding sequence ATGCCTAGTTGTCCTAAATGCAATAATCTTGTTGATACCGAAGCGATACGCTGTCCCCACTGCGATAACCCGCTTAAAGCTTACGGTCATCCCGGCGTTGACCTCTACCAAGCAACCGGAGAGACGTTTCTGTGCGACCGATGTTTGTATCACGAGGACGACTCTTGCACGTTTCCCAAACGTCCTTACGCCAAGACTTGTACCCTATTTTGCGATCGCGAAAACTCCCCAACAAAAGACCCCAACGCCTTTGTGTATCAACAATCGGGATGGGTGCGGTTGAAAACGTGGTGTTTCAGAAATCGGGCAATTCTTCTATTATTGATTATTGTCGTGGTTAGCGTCGCGATCGCGCTAAATTAA
- a CDS encoding ankyrin repeat domain-containing protein, giving the protein MDLDRDGSLLAALQNGKLEEVKTLLAQDATIETIDKNGITALMHAAQKGYGEILQLLITQGASPNYRSQRYGLTALMLAAAANQSESVKILLDAGADVNAQNEDGTPALAIAAYKGYLSVVKMLVEAGAKINVPDKDGDTPLKLAVRSGHAEITRLLLRQGIEVNTVRDLFLETIVEGKTDLIRVFLEAGIDANHADTEGETPLTLAATNDRAGIVKILLEAGANVNTCDEEGETALHFAAVEGYTEVVRTLLEGEAEIDLRNRAGDTPLILAALQGHTAIVRALLEKGANANCTNEGEIPLTLAFSQGCDEIVKILLAASADANVPIAKGKTLLMVAADRGNLEIVKALIAAEADVNLCDSSGATALMWSAHRGYNDIIEVLLQTGKVDLNAKNNGGYTALGLAEFNKYPETVVLLKQAGAQS; this is encoded by the coding sequence ATGGATTTAGATCGGGATGGCTCATTACTCGCCGCCTTACAGAACGGCAAATTGGAGGAAGTCAAAACCCTACTCGCCCAAGATGCAACCATCGAAACCATAGATAAGAATGGGATTACCGCCCTAATGCACGCGGCTCAAAAAGGCTATGGTGAAATCCTGCAACTGCTCATTACCCAAGGCGCATCCCCCAATTATCGCAGCCAACGCTACGGACTCACCGCCTTGATGCTTGCGGCTGCGGCAAATCAATCGGAAAGTGTCAAAATTCTCCTTGATGCGGGTGCTGATGTTAATGCTCAAAATGAAGATGGAACCCCTGCTTTAGCCATTGCTGCTTATAAAGGCTACTTGTCCGTCGTAAAAATGCTTGTTGAAGCAGGCGCAAAAATTAACGTCCCAGATAAAGATGGAGATACTCCCCTCAAACTCGCCGTTCGTTCGGGACACGCTGAAATCACCCGCCTTTTGCTGCGTCAGGGTATTGAAGTTAATACCGTCCGCGATTTGTTTTTAGAAACGATTGTCGAGGGAAAAACAGACCTCATAAGGGTATTTCTTGAAGCCGGAATTGATGCAAATCATGCCGATACAGAGGGCGAAACCCCCTTAACCCTCGCCGCCACAAACGATCGCGCGGGCATTGTAAAAATCCTCCTCGAAGCAGGCGCAAACGTCAATACCTGCGACGAAGAAGGCGAAACAGCACTCCATTTTGCTGCGGTAGAAGGTTACACCGAAGTGGTTCGCACGCTCCTTGAGGGAGAAGCAGAGATCGATCTTCGCAACCGGGCGGGGGACACTCCTTTGATCTTAGCGGCATTACAGGGTCACACAGCCATCGTTCGGGCGCTATTAGAGAAAGGGGCGAATGCAAATTGTACCAACGAAGGAGAAATCCCCTTAACCCTCGCTTTTTCCCAAGGATGCGATGAAATTGTAAAAATTTTGCTCGCTGCGAGTGCCGATGCAAACGTTCCTATTGCAAAAGGAAAAACTCTATTAATGGTTGCAGCCGATCGCGGTAACCTGGAAATCGTTAAGGCGCTTATTGCTGCCGAAGCAGATGTCAATCTTTGCGATAGTTCCGGTGCAACGGCATTGATGTGGTCGGCGCATCGCGGTTACAACGACATTATCGAAGTTTTGTTGCAAACAGGTAAAGTCGATTTGAACGCGAAAAATAACGGGGGGTACACGGCGTTAGGACTGGCAGAGTTTAATAAATATCCCGAAACCGTCGTGCTGTTGAAACAAGCAGGCGCGCAGTCATAA
- a CDS encoding L-lactate permease, with the protein MKIIFYLLSLAPIITVFLLLVIARRPAKQVMPFAYFVTATIAILIWQVPLTVLAASTIEGLVMAADILYIVFGAILLLNVLKASGAISAIRQGLLTISPDRRIQAIIIVWLFGSFLEGASGFGTPAAICSPLLVALGFPALAAVMVALIANSTAVVFGAVGTPVLLGINAGLKGSPLVNNYLVERGITYEAYFKEVIIKIGVLNSIVGTLIPLFMVACLTRYFGRRRSWKEGFAVSKFALFAGLAFTIPCTLTAVFLGAEFPSLMGGLVGLGIVVIAAQKGLFIPQQVWDFPPQEAWEDGWMGSLQIAIGSTQKKMSLLQAWMPYILVGLFLVLSRLPSLPFQELLKTVKVNLPNIFATDITVSSQPLYLPGTIFILVVILTYFLHRLTFPALKQSVTEAIKTLSGTTLVLATAVPMARVFINSGFNESGLLGMPLTLADGASNLAGQVWPLFAPAIGAIGSFIAGSATVSNMMFSLFQLGVAQDINVSGTVVLALQAMGGAAGNMICVANVVAASATVGLSGCEGLLIRRFLLPLSYYVIGSGILGLVAIYGFKVV; encoded by the coding sequence ATGAAAATCATCTTCTATTTACTATCTCTAGCTCCAATTATAACTGTATTCCTATTACTTGTCATTGCCAGACGACCCGCCAAACAAGTCATGCCGTTTGCTTATTTCGTCACAGCAACGATCGCTATCTTAATTTGGCAAGTCCCTTTAACCGTATTAGCCGCATCTACGATTGAAGGGTTAGTCATGGCAGCAGATATTCTTTATATTGTCTTTGGAGCCATCCTACTACTGAATGTATTAAAAGCTTCCGGTGCAATCTCTGCTATTCGCCAAGGATTATTAACCATTTCCCCCGACAGGCGCATCCAAGCAATAATTATTGTTTGGTTATTCGGTAGCTTTCTTGAGGGTGCTTCTGGCTTTGGTACTCCTGCTGCTATCTGTAGTCCCCTGCTGGTAGCCTTGGGTTTTCCGGCTCTGGCTGCGGTTATGGTGGCATTAATTGCAAATAGTACCGCCGTGGTTTTTGGAGCAGTTGGAACGCCAGTTTTATTGGGAATTAACGCTGGATTAAAAGGGTCGCCTCTGGTCAACAATTATTTAGTAGAACGGGGTATTACCTACGAAGCATACTTCAAAGAAGTTATTATCAAGATCGGTGTTTTGAATAGTATCGTTGGCACTCTTATTCCTCTATTTATGGTTGCTTGCTTGACCCGCTATTTTGGTCGGCGTAGATCCTGGAAAGAGGGTTTTGCTGTCAGTAAATTTGCTTTATTTGCAGGACTGGCTTTTACAATTCCTTGTACTCTAACTGCCGTATTTCTGGGAGCCGAATTCCCCTCTTTAATGGGTGGATTAGTGGGCTTGGGTATTGTCGTAATTGCAGCTCAAAAAGGTCTATTCATTCCTCAGCAAGTTTGGGACTTTCCCCCTCAAGAAGCGTGGGAAGATGGTTGGATGGGAAGTTTACAAATTGCCATAGGAAGCACGCAAAAAAAAATGAGCCTACTGCAAGCCTGGATGCCTTATATCTTGGTTGGATTATTCTTAGTTTTATCTAGGCTTCCATCTCTCCCATTTCAAGAATTACTCAAAACAGTCAAAGTTAATCTACCCAATATTTTTGCTACAGATATTACTGTCAGTTCCCAGCCTTTATATCTTCCAGGAACAATATTCATTCTGGTCGTCATCTTGACCTATTTTCTTCATCGCCTGACATTCCCAGCCTTGAAACAGTCTGTTACTGAAGCAATTAAAACTTTATCCGGGACAACTCTAGTTTTAGCAACTGCTGTACCAATGGCAAGAGTATTTATTAACTCGGGTTTTAATGAATCCGGTCTGCTCGGTATGCCTTTAACTCTAGCAGATGGAGCATCTAATTTAGCAGGTCAGGTATGGCCGCTGTTTGCTCCTGCAATTGGTGCGATAGGGTCTTTTATTGCGGGTAGTGCTACCGTAAGTAACATGATGTTTTCCCTATTTCAACTAGGAGTCGCCCAGGATATTAATGTTTCTGGAACAGTCGTCTTAGCGTTGCAGGCGATGGGAGGAGCTGCGGGAAATATGATTTGTGTTGCTAATGTAGTGGCTGCTTCTGCAACTGTTGGTTTAAGCGGTTGCGAAGGGTTATTGATTCGTCGATTTCTACTCCCTCTATCCTACTATGTTATTGGTTCGGGAATTTTAGGATTAGTGGCGATCTATGGATTCAAAGTTGTTTGA